The genomic region TTTTGTTTTGGGAGAACATCATCTCTCTTTGGCTGTTTTTGCAAATCATCCTAAAATATTAGCAGAAAATCTTTCCAAAGCACGTTCGCATTTAACCAATGGTGGTGCTGTTATTGCTAGAGAGGATTTAGGACTAGAAGCTGCATGGTGGGCACAACTACCTGGAAATTTCAGCTATCGAGCACGCTCTGGAGCCATTACCAGCAGGAATTTTGCTGCCCTATCACCCTTTCATTCCTTTCCTATTGGCAAATTAGAAGGTAATGTTTGGGGATCTGCTGTAGCATTACTGAAAACCCAAGCTGGTTCACCTTATTATTTTAATTTTCATTATGGTGATCTTGGTAACACCTTTGTATGCGGTCCATCAGGATCTGGTAAAACAGTAATTGTGAATTTTCTTCTCGCACAATTACAAAAACACAATCCAACAATGGTTTTTTTTGACAAAGATCAAGGTGCAGAGATTTTTGTGCGTGCAGGAGGTGGAAAATATAAACCATTAAAAAACGGGCAACCCACCGGTATCGCACCCTTAAAAGGCTTGAAATACACAGAAAAAAATAAAATCTTTCTTCGTAATTGGATCTTAAAGCTCGTCACAGCTGAAGGACAAACAGTAACAGAAGAAGAGCGACAAGATATCAGCAACGCTATCGATTCCTTAGAAAGCTTGCCCCGGGCGCAACGTTCTCTTGCTGCTCTCCAATTGTTTTTTGATAACACTTCAAAAGAAGGGATTGCTATACGGTTACAACCTTGGATTAAAGGTGAGGCATTAGGTTGGGTTTTTGATAACGATCAAGATGATCTCAATTTAGATGCCCAATTTATTGGTTATGACATGACTGATTTCTTAGATAATGAGGAAATTCGTCGCCCTTTAATGATGTATCTATTTCACCGTATCCTTGATCTTATCGATGGGCGGCGCATTATTATTGTCATTGATGAATTCTGGAAAGCACTTGAAGATGATTCCTTCAAAGCTTTTGCACAAGATCGTCTCAAAACAATCCGTAAACAAAATGGCATGATGCTGTTTGCTACACAAAGTCCTAAAGATGCTTTAAATTCAACAATTGCTCACACGATCATCGAGCAATGTCCCACGCAAATATTTTTTCCCAATCAAAAAGCAAATTATCGTGACTATGTTGAAGATTTCAAACTAACTGAGCGTGAATTTGAACTGATACAGTCAGAATTAAGCAGAGAATCCCGTCGTTTTCTTATCAAACAGGGACAAAATTCCGTCGTTGCAGAACTTAACTTACGCGGAATGGATGATGAGATCGCCGTTTTAAGCGGCACAACCAAAAATATCGAACTCATGAACCAAATCATCAGCGAATATGGAACAGATCCCCAAAAATGGCTGCCCATTTTTCATAAAAGGAGAGAAAAACAATGAAAAAATATGGCTTAATTACACTATTATCTTTATCTTTCATCTCTCATGCAACGTCACAAACAGCACCAATTGCTGATGGCTATTATAAAGATGCATTAGAAAGCACACAAAAATCAGACACCACAAGATCAGAAACAGCTGAATCAATTTATACGTCTACAGCTGAAAACATAAAAGAAATTGAAAATATAAATCAACAACTTGAAAATATTAAATCAAAAGCGGAAACTAAACCTGAAGAATTTCAAGCACTTCAAATAAGGCTCTCCCTTCTTCAAGCAAGGCTTCAGACAGATATCGTAAAACTCCAATCTCTTTCTATGATTGAAACAAAAAATAAAAAAACAATAGAGGAGATCCATGAAGAACAAGCACAGAAAAAACATGAAGAAATGGTAGAAAAATTAAGAGAAAAACTCGAGAATTCTAATGTCAAACTTTAGTTTAGCCCCCTTTGAAAACATTTCTGGATATATTTTAGCTCCACTTGATAATGTAATGAACTCGACAGTGAGTAATTTATCTTCTGCTATTTCAGCTCCACTGAATCTCGCTTCGATCATTTTTATCTTTCTGTATGGCTATAATGTTATGACTGGTCGGGTTGCTCTTTCTATGCATAGCCTTCTCAATAACGTTGTTAAAATCATTGTGGTAACAACCATGGCAACCAACGCAGACACATTCAATATCTATGTCAAAGATATTTTCTTCAATGATTTAGTGAACGCTATTGGAAATGCACTCAACAGCAATTCTACTGGTTCTAATGTTTTTGATTACATTTTGTTACAGGCAACTACACGTTATCAAGAAGTCTTATCGAAAGCTTGGTTCCTGGAAAAGATACTTGTCGGCATCCTTGGTTCTTTAATGATTTTAGCTGTTATTATCTTTTGTATAGGTGGTTTTATTGTGCAAATTTTTGCACAGGTTGCACTTGTCATGATTATAGGTCTTGGCCCTCTCTTTATTAGCCTCTATTTGTTCAATGCAACCAGAAAATTCACCGATGCATGGATTACAACATTGATTAACTTTACCGTTTTGCAGGTTCTGGTAATCATGCTTGGAACCATTATGTGCAAAGTTATTCTACACGTTCTCAAAGACTCATATGATTCAATCTATTACCTTTTCCCTCCTGTTGTTGTGATCTCAATCGTAGGAGCGATTCTCTTCCGTACACTTCCTGGCATTGCCTCTGCTCTCGCTGCTGGTGGACCATACTTTACTGCTGGTGTCTCTTCAGGTGGACAAATTGTCAACATGATTAGCAATAGCGCTAAATCTGGTGGAAATGCAGCAAAAAGCGCACTTTCATACCTCTCTGGTGCAAAAGGTTACGCAGGCAAAGCGGCAAGTTCTGCAGGTGCTGCAAAGGCGGCGAAAATGGGAGCTGGAGGTCGTGGTGGATTTTAATCAGAGCTTCCTAAAAGAAAGCAAAATTCTTGTTTTTACCTTGCGTGCGCTAAAAAGCGCACGCCCCATGCTCATATTGCATACAACAATTGATGTGCTTGATTTCATGAAACCAATCAAACTCTTTCATCGCATGGCTTTTTGAAATCATTCAAAACGAAAGCATCCATGCATTGCATTCCAAAGTATTTGTGAGTTCAAAAAATGAAGCGAAAAATAACTTTTTTTGTAATCCTTACAATCGCCCTTACTGGCTGTGCTTCTCTAAGTGGCCCCAAAAAACCACCACGCTGTAATGGCAAACAAACCCGTGCTTTAAATAAGGATAAATGGGATTGGGAGAATAAAGGTATAATTCTGTCAGAAAAAATCGCAAAGCCTGTTACGACACCAATTATCCTCAACACACTGGAAAGTGAACAAGCGACAGCAGACGTGACACTAAAAGCAGCCTCATTAAATTCCATAAACCAAGAAACATTCTCTCATAGAACCTTGGAGGTCGCGCGTGAAAAGTAATGAATTTGATGAATATATAAAAGAAGCACGCTCATTCGACATTGATCGCATGCATAGCATGCGTGTACGGATGAAAGTTTCTATGGCTTTGACAATACTTTTTGGCTTAATGACAATTGCTTTAGCCTTGGCTGTAGCAGCATTAGCACCTTTAAAAACTGTAGAGCCTTTTGTTATTCGTATTGATAATTCAACAGGCATTGTTGATACGGTTAGTGCATTAAAGGAATCTCCCAATAACTATGATGAAGCGATAACGCGCTATTTTGCTAGCAAATATGTTCGTGCACGTGAAGGCTTTCAAACCGCAGAGGCAGAAAACAATTTTCGCTTGATCTCTCTTTTATCTTCACCAGAAGAACAAAACCGTTTTGCAAGATGGTATGCAGGCAACAATCCAGAAAGTCCGCAAAATATCTATCAAAACATGACCGTCACGGTTGCAATAAAATCAATTTCCTTCTTAAGCAAAGATCTTATTCAAGTACGTTATTATAAAACGGTCAGAGAACTAAATGGCAAAGAGAATATTTCCCATTGGGTTTCGATCTTAAATTTTTCCTACATTAATGCACGCATTTCAACAAAAGACCGCTTAATCAACCCACTTGGCTTTCAAGTATCGGAATATCGCTCCGATCCAGAGGTGATAAAATGATCAGATTCTCTCATATAATCTTAGCATTCATTATCGCGATAAGCTATCATACAGCTTTCTCATTTGCAGAAACTGCGCCTGTGAGTGCACGCAAAGACAATCGCATTAGATTTATCAATTATGACCCATACAATGTCACAAAAATCATTGGTTCTATTCGTTCTTCGGTCCAATTGGAATTTGCCGATGATGAAGAAGTGACTTATGTGGGAATTGGTAATTCTGTTGCTTGGCAAGTTGCACCAGCCGGCCACTTTGTTTTTCTCAAACCGCGCGAAGTTCAACCTGTTACCAATTTACAAATTGTCACAACCCGCCAAGATGCGACAAAACGCTCCTACCAATTTGAACTACAAGTGCGTGAAGGAGATGTTTCAGCAGGTAATGAGACATATTTTTTGGTAAAGTTTCGCTATCCAGAAGATGAAGCCTTGCGTCGAAAATTAGCAGAAGCAGAAAAAGCCGCACAGCGCGAGAAAAATGTTGTTAATGACGTTTTAAATATTCATGAAAATTTTGGACCACGAAATTGGGCTTATGAGGCACAAGGCTCACCCCTCATTGAACCTACTTCTGTCTATGACAACGGTAAAACAACAACATTTACATTTCTAGGCAATACTGAAATCCCTGCTATTTATCTTGTCTCACGTGATGGGCAAGAAGCTCTCGTTCCAAAATCGATTAAAGGAAATCAGGTCATAGTTCATGCTACAGCTGCGCAATTCACTTTGCGCCGTGGCAATGACGTATTGTGTATCTTCAATAAAAATTTTGTGCCTGCAGGGATTAACCCCGAAACCGGTACAACATCCCCATCCGTACAACGTAAAGTGAACATAGGAAACAGCCATGAATAATACAATGGATGAAAAAAGCATCAATGATCGCGATACGATAACAAATTTGCAAGGCAAAAAACAACAAGGCAATGTGGGCAAAGCAATAGCTCTTGTAATTCTTTTCAGTGTCTGCCTTTATTTAGCATATTCAACGCTTGCAACAGATAAAAAACAAGCTATTGAACCTCCTAAAGAAGGAATTATTAAGCAAACAGAATTTTTTCGCCCAGCAGAGCCAAAGCCTATAGCTCTTGAACAGCCCTCACAAAATAACGCTTTATTACCCAAAGTTGAATTACCAACACCAAAAATAAATCACCAAAATCCGATGATGATAAACTCTTAGAAGCTGCACAACGTGCTCCTGTACTCGCCTATGCAACCCCCCATCAAACCACCACAACCACAGCAGCAAATAAGGATGCTTTACTGAATCAAGAAGAAAACAAACCTGATAAAACAGCACAGCAGTTTAATCATCTTCTCAAGCCCACCACCCTTAGCGGTATTCGCGCGTCCATCCTCGGCGATCGTAATTACATTATTGCCATGGGCGCTTCTATCCCTTGTATCTTAGAAACGGCAATCAGCAGTGATCAACCAGGATTTACCAGTTGTATTGTTTCTAGAGATATTTTGTCAGATAACGGACGCGTTGTTCTCCTTGATAAAGGTACACAAATTATTGGTGAATATCGTGCTGGATTAAAAAGGGGGCAAAATCGTCTCTTTGTGCTCTGGAATAGAGCCAAAACACCAAATGGTATCATTATCACACTTGCTTCACCAGCAACAGACGCTTTAGGGCGTTCTGGTATGGATGGAGATATTGATAATCATTGGTTCGAGAGGATTGGTTCTGCGCTTCTTGTATCGATTGTAAAAGATGCAACCAGCTATGTAAGAGGCCGTTTCTTAAAAGGTCCAGAAAAAAGCTCTGCTGAAACAGCCTCTTCGGGAGAAAATATTGCAAATATTCTCACAGAAAATTACGCCAATATTCCTCCAACATTGACCAAAAACCAAGGAGAAATGGTTAATGTTTTTGTTGCCCGCGATTTAGATTTTTCCAATGTTTATAAATTGAAAATCATCGAAAAAAACAACAGATTACCAATCGTGCCCTTTCAAAAAACTTTTATAAAAATTCTGCAGTGACGCTAAAATGAATCAGAACTTGCACAGCTTGAACGATGAAACCATTGCAATTGTTTTAACAAAACTCGAACCACTCAGTGCTTTTTTAAAAGACGATAGTCTTTTTGAAATTGTTATCAATCGTCCCTATCAAGTGATGATTGAAGGGGTTAAGGGATGGGAAACCATAGAAGCACCATCTCTCTCCTTTCATGAACTTATGGGGATTGCTAAAGTTGTTGCGTCTTATTCTAAGCAAAATATATCGGACAAAAATCCCATATTATCTGCGACTCTTCCAGGAAATGAGCGTATTCAAATTGTCATTCCACCAGCGGTAGAAAAAGATACGATTAGTATGACAATTCGCAAACCCTCCTCGCAAAGTTTTTCTCTTGAAGATCTTGCCAACAAAGATCTCTTTTCCCTGTGTGAACAAGTGTCATTTACACCGTTAAATGATTACCCTTCACGTTTTAACGAGCTCAAAAACACCGAATATGAATTAGCAACTGCCTATTGTAATAAGGATTTTGTCTCCTTTTTAAATCAGGCTGTAAAATGCCAAAAAAATATTTTAATTGCTGGAAAAACCGGTTCTGGCAAAACAACATTATCCAAAGCATTAATCGCCAAAATTCCTCATGATGAGCGTATTATCACCATTGAAGATACGCAAGAATTGGTTGTCTCTCAACCCAATCATGTTTCTATGATTTATTCAAAAGACCGGCAAGGCTTAGCCTCTGTTGGCCCCAAAGAATTGCTTGAATCTGCTTTACGCATGCGCCCTGACCGCATTCTTTTACAAGAACTTCGAGATGGTACAGCTTTTTATTATATCCGCAATGTCAATTCAGGACACCCTGGTTCAATTACCACGGTTCATGCCTCAACAGCTCTTGCTGCCTTTGAACAAATGACTCTTTTGGTCAAAGAAAGTGAGGGAGGAAGCGATTTAGAACGTGATGATATTCGCGGTCTATTGATTTCAATGATTGATATTATCATTCAATGTAAACGGATTGAAGGAAAATTTAAAGTCACGGAAATCTATTATGATCCATTCAAACAACGCAACATCTTTGGTGGTAACTAAAGAGAAATAAGGTCTACTAAAAAGGCTTTTTAAAGGCAGTCCTTGAAAAGCTAGAAAGGAAGAATAAATGCCAACAAAGACAACAGAAAATCTTTTATCGATAACAGCAGAAGAACTACAGCA from Bartonella birtlesii IBS 325 harbors:
- the virB9 gene encoding P-type conjugative transfer protein VirB9, coding for MIRFSHIILAFIIAISYHTAFSFAETAPVSARKDNRIRFINYDPYNVTKIIGSIRSSVQLEFADDEEVTYVGIGNSVAWQVAPAGHFVFLKPREVQPVTNLQIVTTRQDATKRSYQFELQVREGDVSAGNETYFLVKFRYPEDEALRRKLAEAEKAAQREKNVVNDVLNIHENFGPRNWAYEAQGSPLIEPTSVYDNGKTTTFTFLGNTEIPAIYLVSRDGQEALVPKSIKGNQVIVHATAAQFTLRRGNDVLCIFNKNFVPAGINPETGTTSPSVQRKVNIGNSHE
- a CDS encoding type IV secretion system protein — protein: MSNFSLAPFENISGYILAPLDNVMNSTVSNLSSAISAPLNLASIIFIFLYGYNVMTGRVALSMHSLLNNVVKIIVVTTMATNADTFNIYVKDIFFNDLVNAIGNALNSNSTGSNVFDYILLQATTRYQEVLSKAWFLEKILVGILGSLMILAVIIFCIGGFIVQIFAQVALVMIIGLGPLFISLYLFNATRKFTDAWITTLINFTVLQVLVIMLGTIMCKVILHVLKDSYDSIYYLFPPVVVISIVGAILFRTLPGIASALAAGGPYFTAGVSSGGQIVNMISNSAKSGGNAAKSALSYLSGAKGYAGKAASSAGAAKAAKMGAGGRGGF
- a CDS encoding virB8 family protein is translated as MKSNEFDEYIKEARSFDIDRMHSMRVRMKVSMALTILFGLMTIALALAVAALAPLKTVEPFVIRIDNSTGIVDTVSALKESPNNYDEAITRYFASKYVRAREGFQTAEAENNFRLISLLSSPEEQNRFARWYAGNNPESPQNIYQNMTVTVAIKSISFLSKDLIQVRYYKTVRELNGKENISHWVSILNFSYINARISTKDRLINPLGFQVSEYRSDPEVIK
- a CDS encoding VirB4 family type IV secretion/conjugal transfer ATPase, translated to MKQSSIMKRETLPEDYIPYIRHINQHVVALNSRCLMTVIAIEGVNFDTADIDQLNSLHNQLNTLLKNIADERVALYSHIIRRRETIYPEGRFFSSFAATLDKKYKEKMISQELYRNDLFVSLLWNPASDKTEQLALFFQRLAKAKKTQSEPDQDAIHKIEELSQDFIHGLEAYDARMLSIYEHEGILFSEQSEFLHQLVGGRRERIPLTFGTIASTIYSDRVIFGKEIIEIRHESNERFVGIFGWKEYPSRTRPGMTDELLTAPFEFILTQSFVFKSKAAASTIMGRKQNQMINTADRASSQIEALNEALDDLESNRFVLGEHHLSLAVFANHPKILAENLSKARSHLTNGGAVIAREDLGLEAAWWAQLPGNFSYRARSGAITSRNFAALSPFHSFPIGKLEGNVWGSAVALLKTQAGSPYYFNFHYGDLGNTFVCGPSGSGKTVIVNFLLAQLQKHNPTMVFFDKDQGAEIFVRAGGGKYKPLKNGQPTGIAPLKGLKYTEKNKIFLRNWILKLVTAEGQTVTEEERQDISNAIDSLESLPRAQRSLAALQLFFDNTSKEGIAIRLQPWIKGEALGWVFDNDQDDLNLDAQFIGYDMTDFLDNEEIRRPLMMYLFHRILDLIDGRRIIIVIDEFWKALEDDSFKAFAQDRLKTIRKQNGMMLFATQSPKDALNSTIAHTIIEQCPTQIFFPNQKANYRDYVEDFKLTEREFELIQSELSRESRRFLIKQGQNSVVAELNLRGMDDEIAVLSGTTKNIELMNQIISEYGTDPQKWLPIFHKRREKQ
- the virB11 gene encoding P-type DNA transfer ATPase VirB11 encodes the protein MNQNLHSLNDETIAIVLTKLEPLSAFLKDDSLFEIVINRPYQVMIEGVKGWETIEAPSLSFHELMGIAKVVASYSKQNISDKNPILSATLPGNERIQIVIPPAVEKDTISMTIRKPSSQSFSLEDLANKDLFSLCEQVSFTPLNDYPSRFNELKNTEYELATAYCNKDFVSFLNQAVKCQKNILIAGKTGSGKTTLSKALIAKIPHDERIITIEDTQELVVSQPNHVSMIYSKDRQGLASVGPKELLESALRMRPDRILLQELRDGTAFYYIRNVNSGHPGSITTVHASTALAAFEQMTLLVKESEGGSDLERDDIRGLLISMIDIIIQCKRIEGKFKVTEIYYDPFKQRNIFGGN